The Pochonia chlamydosporia 170 chromosome 1, whole genome shotgun sequence genome window below encodes:
- a CDS encoding RSC complex subunit Rsc9 (similar to Pyrenophora tritici-repentis Pt-1C-BFP XP_001931820.1) — protein MTTTPQEVPLHSIDRTPEYEEFMTKLKEFHEKRGTVLDPEPKVGLIYLDLFKVFNHIVASGGYDKVSEEKLAWRRMAAELGLHSNNEASTAFSLKEKFYKNLAAYEIKTVHNKEPPPKEILEDITAKGASLLTRTLENFRPKRDSNVNAGDSAASGDDGTPTRERSAPEAPSSSRASRGLREAPPQRVIFQPDTGPSRSTRQAVQQNAAQSASPAQSTTQTAAHHPNMPPMPPGGHQGRGPSIMHHPANTENTSQMVLSYQPKHLKPFQLRAVATPSSAPNEFQRHRLPHRPAPVDPANRQPMQPGTGFDGPNIYTRCLNALRSGVPSEQAFALNHLVKISFERGDKYRFDAFPGLAEGLVEKGLQVGGLFYHVSWTVSWDSYADSGSIGSLDGNNGTPDILDRIANLVEKDLPDALQTEAFTDQMVLITEAVLTLRNMVTLPENALNMSDFYPIKDLICIIMHLPAKDSLTELKHMALDIAEQITPYMVLESDDPLYRTLLAQLASDDRGTILTSLRALGRISMNLEATNKLGNVPAELLQRISNWLLLNDDELMDACLDLLYQYTAVVTNVDNLVRSTSPEILVDHLVLLLAHGAKKVHRDFILVPEQKLPSRDEIPPMPEDLLQQMIKLEEPDRVHKWVKCFFEEDNDSFVTQLAAWQAYQSAFVSPLKAIGQPMITPADFIRNSTSVYKDSNAQVLREPGEPQQKFIIHGIRARPRPLNFDGAEYARCLWATNLEKRNEKCGQFFLKAEQLWSHIITKHLGEQRNEAGQFDNAEKQFVCTWGGCSKYAKPTKLHLHDFARHINTHVMNALPGDPKTSQKSWVIPAKTMAVTYEETATVRDERNPNLPPQAAGIPLSAVLVLRNIARNVVKTEAEEQLLKEQESSNSEKGGWNEKLFRAVLPRLFEVLAENRALSPYISSLLDLIRPKKQPEEEDDY, from the exons ATGACTACTACGCCGCAAGAGGTGCCACTGCACTCCATCGACCGCACTCCCGAGTACGAGGAGTTTATGACCAAGCTCAAAGAATTTCATGAGAAACGTGGTACTGTTCTCGACCCAGAGCCCAAAGTTGGCTTGATATATCTCGATCTTTTCAAAGTTTTCAATCACATCGTTGCCAGTGGAGGTTACGACAAAGTTTCCGAAGAGAAGTTGGCCTGGCGGCGCATGGCAGCTGAACTGGGCTTGCATTCGAACAACGAGGCATCGACAGCGTTCTCCCTCAAGGAAAAGTTTTATAAGAACTTGGCTGCGTACGAAATCAAGACAGTGCACAATAAAGAGCCACCGCCGAAGGAGATTCTAGAGGATATCACTGCGAAGGGTGCCAGTTTGCTGACCCGCACACTCGAAAACTTCCGACCGAAACGCGACAGCAACGTAAACGCTGGCGACTCTGCGGCATCAGGCGACGACGGCACCCCGACTCGCGAACGCTCTGCCCCGGAAGCTCCTTCGAGCTCGCGTGCTTCTCGTGGCCTTCGAGAGGCACCTCCGCAACGCGTAATCTTCCAGCCTGACACAGGACCAAGTCGTTCGACTCGACAAGCCGTCCAACAGAACGCTGCCCAAAGCGCATCCCCAGCTCAATCAACTACACAGACAGCGGCACATCATCCAAATATGCCTCCAATGCCGCCCGGTGGCCATCAGGGTCGTGGGCCCTCTATCATGCATCATCCTGCAAACACAGAAAACACATCTCAAATGGTTCTTTCATATCAACCGAAGCACCTCAAGCCTTTCCAGCTAAGAGCTGTTGCAACCCCCAGCAGTGCCCCAAATGAGTTCCAACGGCATCGTTTGCCTCATCGCCCGGCTCCCGTTGACCCCGCTAACCGCCAACCGATGCAACCAGGCA CTGGATTTGATGGACCTAATATCTACACGCGTTGCTTGAATGCGTTGCGATCCGGTGTCCCGAGTGAGCAAGCCTTTGCCCTGAACCATCTTGTCAAGATATCTTTTGAGCGTGGCGACAAATATCGCTTCGATGCTTTCCCTGGCCTTGCCGAAGGACTTGTCGAAAAGGGTCTACAAGTTGGCGGCCTGTTTTACCATGTTTCGTGGACCGTTTCATGGGACTCATATGCGGACTCTGGTAGCATTGGTTCACTGGATGGAAACAATGGCACGCCAGATATCCTCGATCGTATTGCCAACTTGGTAGAAAAGGACCTGCCAGATGCCCTTCAAACCGAGGCATTCACAGACCAGATGGTGTTGATCACAGAAGCCGTTCTAACTCTGCGAAACATGGTGACTTTACCGGAGAATGCCTTGAACATGTCTGACTTCTATCCCATCAAAGACCTGATTTGCATCATCATGCACTTGCCTGCTAAGGACTCTCTAACCGAGTTGAAGCACATGGCTTTGGACATTGCGGAGCAAATTACGCCATACATGGTTTTGGAGTCTGACGATCCATTATACAGGACTTTGCTGGCGCAATTAGCATCTGATGATCGAGGTACTATTTTGACGTCTCTACGGGCATTAGGTCGCATCTCAATGAACCTGGAGGCTACGAATAAGCTTGGCAACGTACCCGCAGAACTCCTGCAACGTATTTCGAACTGGTTGCTCCTCAACGATGATGAGCTAATGGATGCTTGTTTGGATTTGCTTTACCAATACACGGCTGTTGTCACCAATGTAGACAATCTTGTCCGGTCAACTTCACCAGAGATTCTGGTGGACCATCttgtgttgctgttggcaCATGGGGCCAAAAAGGTTCACCGAGACTTCATTCTGGTGCCTGAGCAGAAGCTCCCGTCCCGAGATGAAATCCCTCCAATGCCGGAAGATTTACTTCAACAAATGATCAAGCTGGAAGAACCCGACCGAGTCCACAAATGGGTTAAGTGCTTCTTTGAGGAGGACAATGATTCTTTCGTCACACAGCTAGCCGCTTGGCAAGCTTATCAATCTGCCTTTGTCAGTCCCTTGAAGGCTATAGGACAACCCATGATTACGCCGGCCGACTTCATTCGCAACAGCACCTCTGTCTACAAGGATTCCAACGCCCAGGTGCTTCGCGAACCTGGAGAGCCACAACAGAAGTTCATTATTCACGGCATCCGCGCTCGACCACGCCCGTTAAACTTCGATGGTGCAGAATATGCCCGCTGCCTGTGGGCAACCAATCTAGAAAAGCGAAATGAAAAGTGTGGACAATTCTTCCTCAAGGCAGAGCAACTATGGAGCCATATCATCACAAAACACCTTGGTGAGCAAAGAAACGAGGCCGGACAGTTTGATAACGCGGAGAAGCAATTCGTATGCACTTGGGGTGGTTGCTCCAAGTATGCCAAACCGACGAAACTGCATTTGCATGACTTTGCGCGCCACATCAACACTCACGTCATGAATGCCCTTCCAGGCGACCCAAAAACATCGCAGAAGTCCTGGGTTATCCCAGCCAAAACCATGGCGGTTACATATGAAGAGACTGCAACGGTCCGGGACGAGAGAAACCCTAACTTGCCCCCTCAGGCAGCGGGTATTCCCCTGAGTGCCGTTCTGGTTCTGCGCAACATTGCACGTAATGTAGTCAAGACGGAAGCAGAGGAGCAGCTACTCAAGGAGCAAGAGTCAAGCAACTCCGAGAAAGGTGGTTGGAACGAGAAACTGTTTCGAGCAGTTTTGCCTCGTTTATTCGAGGTTCTTGCTGAGAATCGAGCATTG AGCCCGTACATCTCATCTCTACTAGATTTAATTCGGCCCAAGAAGCAACctgaagaggaagacgattACTAG
- a CDS encoding D-arabinitol 2-dehydrogenase (similar to Magnaporthe oryzae 70-15 XP_003717066.1), whose amino-acid sequence MSFAARNALRLSRAAAPRVAIPRSTARLFSATRINAVSDTTQKKSVVREKEIPVTLYGAGQGQGDKHTVQVTEDAAQVPYDSPAPPPEYDLVQPLGKKVYEAMPHTLRNMSVYGKVIIITGGARGLGNHMARACAEAGAKAIVIFDANQDLGDEAAAELHDKSGLPVSFFKVDVRDGGAINAAVESVVELYGAPDVLVNSAGIADSNIKAETYDPAMFRRLIDINLTGSFLMSQAVGRAMMAAGKPGSIVLVASMSGSIVNYPQEQSCYNASKAGVIQFAKSIAAEWAKYKIRVNCISPGYMDTALNRVPALEAQKKIWKSLTPQDRLGGVDELNGLCVFLASDASSFMTGSNVIIDGGYSCY is encoded by the coding sequence ATGTCTTTCGCTGCACGGAACGCCCTGCGGCTCAGCCGGGCTGCCGCCCCTCGCGTTGCCATTCCCCGATCTACCGCTCGCCTCTTCTCTGCCACCCGTATCAACGCCGTCTCTGACACCACACAGAAGAAGAGTGTTGTCCGCGAGAAGGAAATTCCAGTTACTCTCTATGGAGCTGGCCAGGGACAAGGGGACAAGCACACCGTCCAAGTCACCGAGGACGCCGCTCAAGTCCCCTATGACAGccctgctcctcctcccgaGTACGACCTCGTACAGCCTTTGGGCAAGAAAGTCTACGAGGCCATGCCTCACACCTTGCGCAACATGAGCGTCTACGGCAAAGTTATCATCATTACTGGTGGTGCTCGTGGACTTGGTAACCACATGGCTCGTGCCTGTGCGGAAGCTGGTGCTAAGGCTATTGTCATTTTCGACGCTAATCAGGATCTCGGTgacgaggctgctgctgagctGCacgacaagtctggtctgcccGTCTCCTTCTTCAAGGTTGACGTCCGTGACGGCGGTGCCATCAACGCAGCCGTTGAATCCGTTGTTGAGCTCTACGGTGCTCCTGACGTCCTCGTTAACTCTGCCGGTATCGCTGATTCCAACATCAAGGCCGAAACTTACGACCCTGCCATGTTCCGCCGcctcatcgacatcaaccTCACGGGTTCTTTCCTCATGTCACAGGCCGTCGGTcgtgccatgatggccgctGGCAAGCCCGGCAGCATCGTTCTCGttgcttccatgtctggctCCATTGTCAACTATCCCCAGGAGCAGAGCTGCTACAATGCCTCCAAGGCTGGTGTTATCCAGTTCGCCAAGTCGATTGCCGCTGAGTGGGCCAAGTACAAGATCCGTGTCAACTGCATCTCCCCCGGTTACATGGACACCGCTCTGAACCGCGTGCCCGCACTCGAAGCCCAAAAGAAGATCTGGAAGTCCCTGACTCCCCAAGACCGTCTTGGTGGAGTCGACGAGCTCAACGGCCTCTGTGTCTTCCTCGCCTCCGACGCCTCCAGCTTCATGACTGGCTCCAATGTCATCATTGACGGTGGCTACTCCTGCTACTAA